Proteins from one Pseudostreptobacillus hongkongensis genomic window:
- the tsaD gene encoding tRNA (adenosine(37)-N6)-threonylcarbamoyltransferase complex transferase subunit TsaD: MLILAIESSCDETSVAILKDGKEVLSNIVSSQIDIHKEYGGVVPEIASRQHIKNISSVYELALKKSNCKIEDISYIAVTHTPGLIGSLLVGLMFAKGLSFANNIPLIPVNHINGHIFSTFIENEPKLPMLTLVASGGHTSLYYMNENKELKLIGETLDDAIGEAYDKVARVLDIEYPGGPLLEKLALSGKNSITFPTPKIDNLNFSFSGLKTFATNYVNQKKMKNEEYIKADIAHSFQNKLIDIVKDKLIKAKDQFDVKTISIVGGVSANKTLRNAIINEEKFKDLDIIFPKLEYCTDNAAMIAASAFHKEILEGNILIDAIDTKNNKRR, encoded by the coding sequence ATGCTTATATTAGCTATAGAAAGCTCATGTGATGAAACTTCTGTTGCAATATTAAAAGATGGTAAAGAAGTTTTAAGTAATATAGTTTCAAGTCAAATAGATATACATAAAGAATACGGTGGAGTTGTCCCTGAAATTGCTTCAAGGCAACATATTAAAAATATTTCTTCTGTATATGAATTAGCACTTAAAAAGTCAAATTGTAAAATAGAAGATATATCATATATAGCAGTTACTCATACACCAGGTCTAATAGGTTCGCTTTTAGTTGGACTTATGTTTGCAAAAGGGTTAAGTTTTGCAAATAACATACCACTTATACCGGTAAATCATATAAATGGACATATATTTTCTACTTTTATAGAAAATGAGCCTAAATTACCTATGCTAACACTCGTAGCATCAGGAGGCCATACTTCTCTTTATTATATGAATGAAAATAAAGAACTTAAATTAATAGGTGAAACATTAGATGATGCAATAGGTGAAGCTTATGATAAAGTAGCAAGAGTATTGGATATAGAATATCCTGGAGGACCATTATTAGAAAAATTAGCACTTAGTGGTAAAAATTCTATAACATTCCCTACTCCTAAAATTGATAATTTAAATTTTAGTTTTAGTGGACTTAAAACTTTTGCAACTAACTATGTAAACCAGAAAAAAATGAAAAATGAAGAATATATTAAAGCAGATATAGCTCATTCTTTTCAGAATAAATTAATTGATATTGTAAAAGATAAATTAATAAAAGCTAAAGATCAATTTGATGTTAAAACTATTTCTATAGTTGGAGGCGTTTCTGCAAATAAAACTTTAAGAAACGCTATAATCAATGAGGAAAAATTCAAAGATCTAGATATAATATTTCCAAAATTAGAATATTGTACGGATAATGCTGCAATGATAGCAGCAAGTGCATTCCACAAGGAAATTTTAGAAGGTAATATATTAATTGATGCAATAGATACTAAAAATAATAAGAGGAGATGA
- a CDS encoding rod shape-determining protein produces MLNNLLKKIRRSMKLKRNTKDIGIDLGTANTVLYVKGENIVINEPTYVAVNNRNDNSIEFIGKKAKEIMGRTPGYMDVIRPLKNGVISDYEITEKMLSKFLDRIKKGELYNDRVIICVPSGVTQVERRAVVDAVKDAGAKEVYLIEEPVAAAIGAGIDMFEPKGHLIVDIGGGTTEIAFIVSGGAAKTHSIKIAGDQLNSDIIDYVRDNFNLNIGEKTAEDLKIIATNEKDSDVLYEIKGAEAVTGIPKEIRISVKEVNQSIDKSINQIIYEIDKVIEEITPEIAADIYETGIFLSGGGASIISLKEKIEEKFKLKVTVSNEPIYAVINGIANVFQEFNKYKNILISTHNDY; encoded by the coding sequence ATGTTAAATAATCTTTTGAAAAAAATTAGAAGAAGTATGAAATTAAAAAGAAATACAAAAGACATAGGTATAGATTTAGGTACAGCAAATACTGTATTATATGTTAAAGGTGAAAATATAGTTATAAATGAACCTACATATGTTGCTGTTAATAATAGAAATGATAATTCAATAGAATTTATAGGGAAAAAAGCAAAAGAAATAATGGGTAGAACTCCAGGTTATATGGATGTAATAAGACCTTTAAAAAATGGAGTTATATCTGATTATGAAATAACAGAAAAAATGCTTTCAAAATTTTTAGATAGAATAAAAAAAGGTGAGTTATATAACGATAGAGTTATAATTTGTGTTCCAAGTGGAGTAACTCAAGTTGAAAGACGTGCAGTAGTAGATGCAGTCAAAGATGCAGGTGCAAAAGAAGTATATTTAATAGAAGAACCTGTAGCAGCTGCAATAGGTGCAGGTATAGATATGTTTGAACCTAAAGGTCATTTAATAGTTGATATAGGTGGAGGAACTACTGAGATTGCATTTATAGTTTCGGGAGGAGCTGCAAAAACTCATTCAATTAAGATAGCAGGAGATCAATTAAATAGTGATATAATAGATTATGTTAGAGATAATTTTAATTTAAATATAGGTGAAAAAACTGCAGAAGATTTAAAAATAATAGCAACTAATGAAAAAGATTCAGATGTTTTATATGAAATAAAAGGTGCAGAAGCTGTTACAGGTATACCTAAAGAAATTAGAATATCTGTAAAAGAAGTTAATCAATCTATAGATAAAAGTATTAATCAAATTATATATGAAATTGATAAAGTTATTGAAGAAATAACACCTGAAATAGCAGCTGATATTTATGAAACTGGTATATTTTTATCAGGTGGAGGAGCAAGTATAATATCTCTTAAAGAAAAAATAGAAGAGAAATTTAAACTTAAAGTTACTGTTTCAAATGAACCTATATATGCTGTTATTAATGGTATAGCTAATGTATTTCAAGAATTTAATAAATATAAAAATATATTGATATCAACACATAATGATTATTAA
- a CDS encoding DNA translocase FtsK: MAKAKNNKSVKNKDNKKKVNIAKKNDWGDIGLFAFGLGLFCLLIIKDYLSQGNIIETTLYYIVYTVRIIFGNASFILSIILMINGYIGIKKKIKKTVISRKVAGIIAFSMYCLLLSLEELGPISTNFSEAVSDILRYAFEFKGGGLVGGLLSIPFYLYIKELWLFLIVLLLTVVFSILSLSRVIRLIYLTISKTIEYYNSDEYEKKKKLIEAKKTYELNKQKELEAQREKEFTEYFIKIKEDKLEKELYKKNENESSSNEVEYYTEKELDEKKKLWQDHYNRIEELKKYEKERLDREKEEKLLRKIEKENLENSIIENETNDDNIEDFPEIHEYDIQPEYRYEPKEFDLDEYTSEEYIEEKYSISDNVYISRNENSNSVNSDFNKGLVEDEQKLEVENEDNYVEMYNIDTEDLNKSIEELFKYKSMDASKKEEMKKEIARNINLLEETLKNYGVNAKVTDYATGPTITRYEIKIPQDIRVKKVTDLESELKMYLRAESIRIEAPIPGKDAIGIETPNKIKEPVYFSNLIHSEELDKGILPVILGKDIVGKERIIDITKLPHLLIAGTTGSGKSIAINTMISSLISKKTDEEVKFIMVDPKMVELMPYNGIAHLLTPVITDPNMAAVALKWAVNEMEDRYKKLASLGLRNIESYNSKFSREKMYYIVIIIDELADLMMVASNNVETSIARIAQKARAIGIHLIVATQRPSTDVITGMIKANLPSRISFALRSNVDSRTILDQPGAEKLLGKGDMLFLDNGKSKLERLQGAFISDDEVIDLTDLIKSKKKVIYNDSILVEDEMEDSSRDPLFEKAVEIARNEGEKDKKLSISQLQRELKVGYNRAARICDQLKQFGVINEDNEYTNSELY; encoded by the coding sequence ATGGCTAAAGCTAAAAATAATAAAAGCGTAAAAAATAAAGATAATAAAAAAAAAGTAAATATAGCTAAGAAAAATGATTGGGGAGATATTGGATTATTTGCCTTTGGACTTGGGTTATTTTGTTTATTAATAATAAAAGATTATTTGAGTCAAGGTAATATAATTGAAACAACTCTATACTATATAGTTTATACAGTTAGAATAATATTTGGTAATGCAAGTTTTATTTTATCTATTATATTAATGATTAATGGATATATAGGTATAAAGAAAAAAATAAAAAAAACAGTGATTTCAAGAAAAGTAGCAGGTATAATTGCTTTTTCAATGTATTGCTTACTTTTAAGTTTAGAGGAATTAGGACCTATATCTACTAATTTTAGTGAGGCAGTTTCAGATATATTAAGATATGCATTTGAATTTAAAGGGGGAGGACTTGTAGGAGGATTACTTTCTATACCTTTCTATTTATATATTAAAGAATTATGGTTGTTTTTAATAGTGTTATTATTAACAGTAGTATTTTCTATTCTATCTCTTTCAAGAGTTATAAGATTAATATATTTAACAATTTCTAAAACTATAGAATATTATAATAGTGATGAATATGAAAAAAAGAAAAAATTAATAGAAGCAAAAAAAACTTATGAACTTAACAAGCAAAAGGAACTTGAAGCTCAAAGAGAAAAAGAATTCACAGAATATTTTATAAAAATAAAAGAAGATAAACTTGAAAAAGAATTGTATAAAAAAAATGAAAATGAAAGTTCAAGTAATGAAGTAGAATATTATACTGAAAAAGAATTAGATGAAAAAAAGAAATTATGGCAAGATCATTATAACAGAATAGAAGAACTAAAAAAGTATGAAAAAGAAAGATTAGATAGAGAAAAAGAAGAAAAACTTTTAAGAAAAATTGAAAAAGAAAATTTAGAAAATTCTATTATCGAAAATGAAACTAATGATGATAATATAGAAGATTTTCCTGAAATTCATGAATATGATATTCAACCAGAATATAGATATGAACCTAAAGAATTTGATTTAGATGAATATACTAGTGAAGAATATATAGAAGAAAAGTATAGTATTTCAGATAATGTATATATATCACGTAATGAAAATAGTAATAGTGTAAATAGTGATTTTAATAAAGGATTAGTAGAAGATGAACAAAAGTTAGAAGTAGAAAATGAAGATAATTATGTTGAAATGTATAATATAGATACAGAAGATCTTAATAAATCTATAGAAGAGTTATTTAAATATAAATCTATGGATGCTTCTAAAAAAGAAGAAATGAAAAAAGAAATAGCAAGAAATATAAATTTACTTGAAGAGACATTAAAAAATTATGGTGTTAATGCAAAGGTAACAGATTATGCAACAGGTCCAACTATAACAAGATATGAAATAAAAATACCTCAAGATATAAGAGTTAAAAAAGTTACAGATCTTGAAAGTGAACTTAAAATGTATTTAAGAGCTGAAAGTATAAGAATTGAAGCTCCTATTCCAGGTAAAGATGCAATAGGAATAGAAACACCTAATAAGATTAAAGAACCTGTATATTTCTCAAACCTTATACATTCAGAAGAACTAGATAAAGGAATATTACCAGTAATACTTGGTAAAGATATAGTAGGTAAAGAAAGAATAATAGATATAACTAAATTACCACATTTATTAATAGCAGGAACTACAGGATCAGGTAAATCTATAGCTATAAACACTATGATATCATCACTTATAAGTAAAAAAACTGATGAAGAAGTTAAATTTATAATGGTAGATCCTAAAATGGTAGAACTTATGCCATATAACGGTATAGCACATTTATTAACACCAGTTATAACAGATCCTAATATGGCAGCAGTTGCTTTAAAATGGGCTGTAAATGAAATGGAAGATAGATATAAAAAACTTGCCTCTTTAGGATTAAGAAATATAGAAAGCTATAATAGTAAATTTAGCAGAGAAAAAATGTATTATATAGTTATAATAATAGATGAGTTGGCTGATTTAATGATGGTCGCGTCTAATAATGTAGAAACTTCAATTGCAAGAATTGCTCAAAAGGCACGTGCAATAGGTATACATTTAATAGTTGCAACACAAAGACCATCAACTGATGTAATAACAGGAATGATAAAGGCTAATTTACCAAGTAGAATATCATTTGCATTAAGATCAAATGTTGATTCAAGAACTATACTTGATCAACCAGGAGCAGAAAAACTATTAGGTAAAGGAGATATGCTATTCTTAGATAATGGTAAATCAAAACTTGAAAGATTACAAGGAGCCTTTATATCAGATGATGAAGTAATAGATTTAACAGATTTAATAAAATCTAAAAAGAAAGTAATATATAATGATAGTATATTAGTTGAAGATGAAATGGAAGATTCAAGTCGTGATCCTTTATTTGAAAAAGCAGTTGAAATTGCAAGAAATGAAGGAGAAAAAGACAAGAAATTATCAATATCACAACTTCAAAGAGAGCTTAAAGTAGGATATAATAGAGCTGCAAGAATTTGTGATCAACTTAAACAATTTGGAGTTATAAACGAAGATAATGAATATACAAATTCAGAGTTATATTAG
- a CDS encoding histidine phosphatase family protein, which translates to MNIYFVRHGKTIWNLEGRIQGWSDTPLLEDDKSAYIAAEKIKGIKFDCICSSDLGRAIKTKQIILNELELEDENLTFEEFREVGFGELEGAHIDYIKANYADFWRKYKLYIENFDPGKYFKGFESVNTVRKRALKKINELKQIYGENANILVISHGSLISIMQNIGKTLTEPAIIPNNGEVVLLKI; encoded by the coding sequence ATGAATATATATTTTGTGAGACACGGAAAAACTATTTGGAATTTAGAAGGACGTATACAAGGTTGGAGTGATACTCCTTTACTTGAAGATGACAAATCAGCATATATAGCCGCAGAAAAAATTAAAGGAATAAAATTTGATTGTATTTGTAGCAGCGACCTAGGACGTGCTATAAAAACTAAACAAATCATACTAAATGAATTAGAACTTGAAGATGAAAACTTGACTTTTGAAGAATTTAGAGAAGTTGGATTTGGTGAACTTGAAGGAGCACATATAGATTATATCAAAGCTAATTATGCTGATTTTTGGAGAAAATATAAGCTATATATAGAAAATTTTGATCCAGGAAAATATTTTAAAGGATTTGAAAGTGTTAATACTGTTAGAAAAAGAGCCTTGAAAAAAATAAATGAATTAAAGCAAATTTATGGTGAAAATGCTAATATTCTAGTCATTTCCCATGGTTCGTTAATTTCCATAATGCAAAATATAGGGAAAACACTTACAGAACCCGCTATAATTCCCAATAATGGAGAGGTAGTTTTATTAAAAATCTAA
- a CDS encoding pseudouridine synthase, producing MRINKYIAESGFCSRRKADELIMDGRVTINKNIAIIGSEVEDGDIVRVDGEKLTVKKDYEYYILNKPKRVLCSNEDRQKRTLAVDLIKSKKRLFTYGRLDYMTEGLIIISNDGDIYNNVMHPKKKLYKSYVAKIDKEITEDHIEALKHGVVIDGVRTLPAKVKIIAKKEIRIAIHEGRNRQIRKMFETLGYTVKNLRRVKVGELSLKGLEVGQYRKMSEDEIRYLKSL from the coding sequence ATGAGAATAAATAAATATATAGCAGAATCAGGTTTTTGTTCAAGAAGAAAAGCTGATGAGCTTATAATGGATGGAAGAGTTACTATAAATAAAAATATAGCTATAATAGGTAGTGAAGTTGAAGATGGAGATATAGTTAGAGTAGATGGAGAAAAATTAACTGTAAAAAAAGATTATGAATACTATATCTTAAATAAACCTAAAAGAGTTTTATGTTCAAATGAAGATAGACAAAAAAGAACTTTAGCAGTAGATTTAATTAAGTCTAAAAAAAGATTATTTACTTATGGTAGACTTGATTATATGACAGAAGGTTTAATAATAATAAGTAATGACGGTGATATATATAATAATGTTATGCATCCTAAGAAAAAGTTATATAAAAGTTATGTAGCTAAAATAGATAAGGAAATAACAGAAGACCATATTGAAGCTCTTAAGCATGGTGTTGTTATAGATGGAGTTAGAACTTTACCTGCTAAGGTTAAAATAATAGCAAAAAAAGAAATTAGAATTGCTATTCATGAAGGAAGAAACAGACAAATAAGAAAGATGTTTGAAACTTTAGGTTATACTGTTAAAAATTTAAGAAGAGTAAAAGTAGGAGAACTGTCTCTTAAAGGACTTGAAGTTGGACAATATAGAAAAATGTCTGAAGATGAAATTAGGTATTTAAAAAGCTTGTAA
- a CDS encoding helix-turn-helix domain-containing protein, whose amino-acid sequence MFLANPREVGLYMQRRRRDLNITQDQMAEILGYEKNTISRWENGKVTKIKKATLLKIAEILKVDLMDILTAKWETLIGE is encoded by the coding sequence ATGTTTTTAGCTAATCCGCGTGAAGTAGGACTTTACATGCAAAGAAGAAGGAGAGACCTTAATATTACTCAAGATCAAATGGCAGAAATCTTGGGGTATGAAAAAAATACGATTTCAAGGTGGGAAAATGGTAAAGTCACAAAAATTAAAAAAGCAACTCTGCTTAAAATAGCAGAAATACTAAAAGTTGACCTTATGGATATATTAACGGCTAAATGGGAAACTTTGATAGGAGAGTAA
- the scpB gene encoding SMC-Scp complex subunit ScpB, whose translation MKGDIEAILFLSKEPINLKDLSSFFKVDMERIKEISKELVDDYSERGINVIIENETIFLKTNPIKGEVIKNYYTPELKLRKLSKSSFEVLAIIAYKGPITKAEIEEIRSSGADHIIPILMEKKLIQITGKKKALGNPNLYEVTDDFYAYLGIKNKEELYEFDKSKWLVTGKDENENK comes from the coding sequence GTGAAAGGTGATATAGAAGCCATATTATTTCTTTCAAAAGAACCTATAAATCTTAAAGATCTATCAAGTTTTTTTAAAGTTGATATGGAAAGAATTAAAGAAATTTCAAAAGAATTAGTTGATGATTATTCTGAACGGGGAATAAATGTTATAATAGAAAATGAGACTATATTTTTAAAAACAAATCCTATTAAAGGAGAAGTTATTAAAAACTATTATACTCCGGAGTTAAAATTAAGAAAACTTTCAAAATCTTCTTTTGAAGTATTAGCTATAATAGCCTATAAGGGGCCTATAACAAAAGCTGAAATAGAAGAAATTAGAAGTTCTGGAGCAGATCACATTATACCTATTTTAATGGAAAAAAAATTAATTCAAATAACTGGGAAGAAAAAAGCTCTGGGTAATCCTAATTTATATGAAGTAACTGATGATTTTTATGCTTATTTAGGTATAAAAAATAAGGAAGAATTATATGAATTTGATAAAAGTAAATGGTTAGTTACAGGAAAGGATGAAAATGAGAATAAATAA
- a CDS encoding DUF4912 domain-containing protein, which yields MIKDENLETKTDYEKKDEEIKVVIENDEIKEIIKFKKEKYSSYRNYPNQTNLKQIYRRKPKYLSRYVFSNINLDSNKLEVEKSKYDLIAEREERFFNKKTLPSNYFKNEIVLIPKNTNTLFTYWEVREDTFNDIKNNHQLVSENPLIILKDIDGSEKLKIFTYSRNGSMYINNIDPNHDYIVILGFLDIYDNFIELAYSNSANVPSPIPSDNFDVKWGVAEAKMNEFGNISIDFKTLNKDNINEYLGFKQEVLDDDVLTDNEKSINYRNNLNFNGSSNFNGSSFLGSSNLN from the coding sequence ATGATTAAAGATGAAAATTTAGAAACAAAAACTGATTATGAAAAAAAAGACGAAGAAATTAAAGTAGTAATTGAAAATGATGAAATTAAAGAAATAATTAAATTTAAAAAAGAAAAATATTCAAGTTATAGAAATTATCCTAACCAAACTAATTTAAAACAAATTTATAGAAGAAAACCAAAATATCTTTCACGTTATGTATTTTCTAATATAAATTTAGATTCAAATAAATTAGAAGTAGAGAAATCTAAATATGATTTAATAGCTGAAAGAGAAGAAAGATTCTTTAATAAAAAAACTCTTCCTTCAAATTATTTTAAAAATGAAATAGTTTTAATACCTAAAAATACAAATACTTTATTCACATACTGGGAAGTACGTGAGGATACTTTTAATGACATTAAAAATAATCACCAATTAGTTTCAGAAAACCCATTAATTATACTAAAAGATATTGATGGTAGTGAAAAATTAAAAATATTCACTTATTCTAGAAATGGTAGTATGTATATAAATAATATTGATCCTAATCATGATTACATTGTGATATTAGGATTCCTAGATATATATGATAATTTTATAGAACTTGCATATTCAAATTCAGCAAATGTTCCAAGCCCTATACCATCTGATAACTTCGATGTTAAATGGGGTGTAGCTGAAGCAAAAATGAATGAATTTGGTAATATAAGCATAGACTTTAAAACTTTAAATAAAGATAACATAAATGAGTATTTAGGTTTCAAACAAGAAGTTTTAGATGATGATGTATTAACTGATAATGAAAAATCTATAAATTATAGAAATAATCTTAATTTTAATGGTTCATCAAACTTCAATGGTTCTTCATTCTTAGGATCTTCAAATTTAAATTAA